One segment of Pontibacter akesuensis DNA contains the following:
- a CDS encoding phage holin family protein gives MALQDNGNSERSNNIIENMMGYIDTRIDIIRLEIQEKLKAVFVSAIHGVLLGVIGFMFFIFFNIFLGLLLNDVLDSHFWGFGIIALFYLIILIILIIGLDKKVFNNVADKAFDNTIYKSDKREKHV, from the coding sequence ATGGCCTTACAAGATAACGGAAACAGCGAACGCAGCAACAACATCATCGAGAACATGATGGGGTACATTGATACCCGCATAGACATTATACGATTGGAAATACAAGAGAAGCTAAAAGCTGTCTTTGTAAGTGCCATACACGGCGTGCTGCTTGGCGTGATTGGCTTCATGTTCTTTATTTTCTTCAATATTTTCCTGGGCCTGCTGCTAAACGATGTCCTCGACAGCCACTTCTGGGGCTTCGGCATCATCGCGCTTTTCTACCTGATCATTCTCATTATACTTATAATAGGGCTTGATAAAAAGGTATTCAACAATGTGGCCGATAAGGCTTTTGACAACACCATCTATAAATCTGACAAACGAGAAAAACACGTATGA
- a CDS encoding lysylphosphatidylglycerol synthase transmembrane domain-containing protein has product MKKLFSFLKYALLLGVSAFLMWYALKELDFQQMWAELKSAEYGWVMVSLVMGVLAYLSRAMRWQMQIRPTGYNPPLRNTYNAMMVGYVANLVLPRMGEVVRCTMLRRSDGLPVNTGFGTVIAERIIDMLMLLLVIGLTFLVEFGRIHDFFLNLFTDKYTNLEQSVNTFYWLLLALLVFTVVLVVVALRYLSRLRKNTFFQKAVSFVRGMLKGVFSITKLENKAAFWGHTLFVWLMYYSMTLVVFYALPATAGLGWGAALSVLLAGTLGMAAPVQGGIGVYHLMVQATLLLYGVPAESGMAYALLAHTSQTLLVVVMGVISFMAGMLQRPEQGATQPIHTNARSHELKR; this is encoded by the coding sequence ATGAAGAAACTGTTCTCTTTTCTGAAGTATGCCCTGCTACTGGGTGTATCTGCATTTTTGATGTGGTACGCGCTAAAGGAGCTGGATTTTCAGCAAATGTGGGCAGAGCTTAAAAGCGCCGAGTACGGTTGGGTGATGGTGTCGCTGGTGATGGGCGTGCTGGCGTACCTGAGCCGCGCCATGCGCTGGCAGATGCAAATCAGGCCGACCGGCTACAATCCTCCGCTTCGGAATACTTACAATGCCATGATGGTGGGCTATGTGGCTAACCTGGTGTTGCCGCGCATGGGCGAGGTGGTGCGTTGCACCATGCTGCGCCGCTCCGATGGACTGCCTGTTAACACGGGCTTCGGAACGGTGATAGCCGAGCGCATCATCGACATGCTCATGCTGCTGCTGGTAATAGGGCTTACTTTCCTGGTCGAGTTTGGCCGCATCCACGATTTTTTCCTCAACCTCTTCACCGACAAGTACACCAACCTGGAGCAAAGCGTAAATACGTTTTACTGGCTGCTGTTGGCACTGCTGGTTTTTACGGTGGTGCTGGTGGTGGTGGCGCTGCGCTATCTAAGCCGACTGCGCAAGAACACCTTTTTTCAGAAAGCGGTGAGCTTTGTGCGGGGCATGCTTAAAGGCGTTTTCAGCATTACTAAGTTAGAGAATAAAGCAGCTTTCTGGGGGCATACCCTGTTTGTTTGGTTGATGTACTACAGCATGACACTGGTTGTGTTTTACGCCTTGCCGGCCACGGCTGGCTTAGGGTGGGGCGCTGCCCTTTCGGTGCTGCTGGCCGGAACGCTGGGTATGGCGGCGCCGGTGCAGGGAGGCATAGGCGTGTACCACCTGATGGTACAGGCAACACTGCTGCTGTACGGCGTGCCGGCAGAGTCTGGTATGGCCTACGCATTGCTGGCGCATACGTCGCAAACGCTTTTGGTAGTTGTAATGGGAGTGATTAGTTTTATGGCAGGTATGCTGCAGCGCCCGGAGCAGGGCGCGACGCAGCCAATCCATACAAACGCACGATCCCATGAACTCAAAAGATAA
- a CDS encoding AraC family transcriptional regulator — protein MEDYNKIIESLGVRFIKSKNLVLQQPFTVRNYYDVGNNLILLHKGSIFFGDEEQMVEEGELLFVPGGRSTKITYGPSNGGRSITNDDLITNREKFYRSNNDLDLIGDAEESHSYVSFEAKVFDSVNFFASLDLPAFLISNNNKLANLVIKVVEENMQELPGKERLINLYTEQIVVEIVRHILRNRMFVEQLATNSTYFKDPRLIDLFNYIKENIGGDLSNKVLSNVANVSEDYVGQYFKMLTGINPQDYIEYQRMERAVFLLRTTKKSIREIGKEVGYKDTAYFCRRFKMMFGIPAGKMRRRESATNI, from the coding sequence ATGGAAGATTACAATAAGATTATTGAATCGCTTGGGGTGCGATTCATTAAAAGTAAAAATCTAGTGTTGCAACAGCCGTTTACGGTGCGCAACTACTATGATGTAGGCAATAATCTGATCCTGCTCCACAAGGGCAGCATCTTCTTTGGCGACGAGGAACAAATGGTAGAAGAAGGGGAACTTCTATTCGTTCCGGGTGGCCGAAGCACAAAGATTACCTACGGTCCGTCTAATGGTGGCAGATCCATCACAAACGACGACCTGATCACGAACAGAGAGAAGTTCTACAGAAGCAATAACGATCTGGACCTGATTGGCGATGCGGAAGAGAGCCACAGCTATGTAAGTTTCGAGGCGAAGGTATTCGACTCGGTTAACTTCTTTGCTTCGCTTGACCTGCCCGCCTTCCTGATCTCTAACAACAACAAGCTCGCCAACCTGGTGATTAAAGTGGTGGAAGAGAACATGCAGGAACTGCCGGGCAAGGAGCGTTTGATCAACCTCTACACCGAGCAGATCGTGGTGGAGATTGTGCGCCACATTCTGAGAAACAGAATGTTTGTGGAGCAACTCGCTACAAACAGCACGTACTTTAAGGATCCGCGCCTCATCGACCTGTTCAACTACATTAAGGAGAATATCGGTGGCGACCTGTCAAACAAGGTGCTGTCGAATGTAGCCAATGTGTCGGAGGATTATGTAGGCCAGTACTTCAAAATGCTGACAGGCATCAACCCTCAGGATTATATTGAGTACCAGCGCATGGAGCGTGCGGTATTCCTGCTGCGCACAACCAAGAAAAGCATCCGCGAGATCGGTAAGGAAGTCGGTTACAAAGACACGGCTTACTTCTGCCGCCGCTTTAAGATGATGTTCGGTATACCTGCCGGCAAGATGCGCCGCCGCGAATCAGCGACGAATATCTAA
- the rfaE2 gene encoding D-glycero-beta-D-manno-heptose 1-phosphate adenylyltransferase: protein MNSKDKIYSLPQLQEQVQRWRDQGQKIVFTNGCFDLLHLGHVDYLEKARQLGNKLVLGLNTDNSISRIKGPSRPLQDEMSRARIMASLLFIDAVVLFDEDTPLNLITALQPDILVKGDDYAVDQIVGHEVVEARGGEVKTVPLVKGYSTTNIVKRIENSIKS from the coding sequence ATGAACTCAAAAGATAAGATCTACTCCCTTCCGCAACTGCAGGAGCAGGTGCAACGCTGGCGCGACCAAGGCCAGAAAATCGTTTTCACCAACGGCTGCTTCGACCTGCTGCATCTGGGCCACGTCGATTACCTGGAGAAGGCCCGTCAACTGGGCAACAAACTGGTGCTTGGCCTGAACACCGACAACTCCATCAGCCGTATAAAAGGACCGAGCCGGCCACTGCAAGACGAAATGTCACGGGCACGCATTATGGCATCCCTTTTGTTTATAGATGCAGTAGTGCTCTTCGATGAAGATACACCGCTAAACCTGATCACTGCGCTGCAACCGGACATACTGGTAAAAGGCGATGATTACGCGGTAGATCAGATTGTGGGGCACGAGGTAGTGGAGGCACGCGGGGGCGAGGTGAAAACTGTTCCGCTCGTAAAAGGTTACTCTACTACCAACATCGTAAAAAGGATAGAGAATTCAATTAAGTCTTAA
- the glmS gene encoding glutamine--fructose-6-phosphate transaminase (isomerizing), whose translation MCGIVAYVGHREASPIIIKGLKRLEYRGYDSAGIALMNGDLSVYKKKGKVAELEAFIDKMDTHGTIGMGHTRWATHGEPNDENAHPHYSTSRKIAIIHNGIIENYASLKKLLIEKGHTFQSDTDSEVFINLIEDIRTNNNCTLPEAVRLAMHEVVGAYAIVVLASDSPNQLIAARKGSPLVVGVGDGEYFLASDATPIIEYTNDVVYLNDYELAIINNGQLDIRTKEDVQQTPYVQRLEMELESIEKGGYEHFMLKEIFEQPRSILDSMRGRMIAESNHLMMAGIREYENKFANANRIIIVACGTSWHAGLVAEYLIEDLARIPVEVEYASEFRYRNPIISEKDIVIAISQSGETADTLAALELAKSKGATIFGICNVVGSSIARATDAGAYTHAGPEIGVASTKAFTAQVTVLTLIAMIIGSKRGTLETTKLHELMVELENIPAKVEQALQLNDQIIRIAEKYKDATNFLYLGRGYNFPVALEGALKLKEISYIHAEGYPAAEMKHGPIALIDEMMPVVVIATKDSSYEKVVSNVQEVKARKGKIIAVVTEGDTTIPAMADHVIEIPETSEHLMPLLSVIPLQLLSYHIAVMRGCNVDQPRNLAKSVTVE comes from the coding sequence ATGTGTGGAATTGTAGCATATGTTGGGCACCGTGAGGCAAGCCCCATTATTATTAAAGGCCTGAAGAGGCTGGAGTACAGAGGGTATGACAGTGCCGGCATCGCGTTGATGAACGGCGACCTAAGTGTTTACAAGAAAAAAGGCAAAGTAGCCGAACTTGAGGCGTTCATTGACAAGATGGATACCCACGGCACCATCGGGATGGGGCATACGCGTTGGGCTACTCACGGAGAGCCGAATGACGAGAACGCACACCCGCACTACTCCACCTCCCGCAAAATTGCCATCATACACAATGGTATCATCGAGAACTATGCTTCTCTGAAGAAGCTTTTGATAGAGAAAGGTCATACTTTTCAGTCTGATACCGACTCCGAGGTTTTCATCAACCTGATCGAGGACATCCGCACCAACAACAACTGCACGTTGCCTGAGGCCGTGCGCCTGGCCATGCACGAGGTAGTGGGCGCTTACGCGATTGTGGTTTTAGCCTCAGACAGCCCGAACCAACTGATCGCCGCCCGTAAAGGCAGTCCGCTGGTAGTAGGCGTGGGTGACGGCGAATATTTCCTGGCTTCTGATGCTACCCCTATCATTGAGTATACAAACGATGTAGTATACCTGAACGATTACGAACTGGCGATCATCAACAACGGCCAGCTGGATATCCGCACCAAAGAAGACGTGCAACAGACACCTTATGTGCAGCGCCTGGAAATGGAACTGGAGTCGATTGAGAAAGGTGGCTATGAGCACTTCATGCTGAAGGAGATTTTCGAGCAGCCCCGCTCCATCCTCGACAGCATGCGTGGCCGCATGATTGCGGAAAGCAACCATTTGATGATGGCGGGCATTCGTGAGTATGAAAACAAATTCGCGAACGCCAACAGAATTATCATTGTGGCTTGCGGTACTTCCTGGCATGCAGGCCTGGTGGCCGAATACCTGATCGAGGACCTGGCGCGCATACCTGTTGAAGTTGAGTACGCTTCGGAGTTCCGTTACCGCAATCCCATCATCAGCGAGAAGGATATTGTGATCGCTATTTCACAGTCTGGTGAGACGGCCGATACCCTGGCTGCCCTGGAACTGGCGAAATCTAAAGGCGCTACGATTTTTGGTATTTGTAACGTGGTTGGCTCTTCCATCGCGCGTGCTACCGATGCGGGTGCCTATACGCACGCCGGCCCTGAGATTGGTGTTGCCAGTACCAAGGCATTTACTGCGCAGGTAACCGTGTTAACGCTGATAGCCATGATAATTGGCAGCAAGCGCGGCACACTGGAGACAACAAAGCTGCATGAACTGATGGTGGAGCTGGAGAACATTCCGGCTAAAGTGGAGCAGGCCCTACAGCTGAACGACCAGATCATACGCATTGCAGAGAAGTATAAAGACGCAACCAACTTCCTGTACCTGGGGCGTGGCTACAACTTCCCGGTTGCCCTGGAGGGAGCGCTTAAGCTGAAGGAGATCTCTTACATCCATGCGGAAGGGTATCCTGCCGCTGAAATGAAGCACGGCCCGATCGCGCTGATTGATGAGATGATGCCGGTGGTGGTAATCGCCACAAAGGACAGCTCTTACGAGAAGGTGGTATCAAACGTGCAGGAGGTGAAGGCCCGTAAAGGCAAAATCATCGCTGTGGTAACTGAGGGTGACACTACGATCCCTGCCATGGCCGACCACGTGATTGAGATTCCGGAGACAAGCGAGCACCTGATGCCGTTGCTTTCCGTGATTCCGCTGCAGTTGCTGTCTTACCACATTGCGGTAATGCGCGGTTGCAACGTAGACCAGCCGCGTAACCTGGCTAAGTCCGTGACGGTGGAGTAA
- a CDS encoding glycogen/starch synthase produces MSKLRILYAATEINPFLQTTKVAEFLQTLPQGMQERGMEIRIFVPRFGLINERKNRLHEVVRLSGINIAVGDDEKPLVIKVASIPNAKLQVYFIDNEDYFHRKSVFVDKNNKFHRDNDERAIFFCKGVLETVKKLGWAPDIVHCNDWMTGLIPMYLKTTYKKDPIFKDAKSMFTVYNNNYTHKFDADLLEKVKMLDIDDSMLKELESGDCDGFIKCGMEYADAVIKTNEDFSENINALFNDYMKKKTISTVSADETLLDNYYNLYNELGK; encoded by the coding sequence ATGTCAAAATTGCGAATCCTCTACGCCGCCACCGAAATCAATCCCTTCCTCCAAACCACTAAAGTAGCAGAGTTTCTACAGACGCTGCCACAGGGTATGCAGGAGCGCGGGATGGAGATCCGTATCTTCGTTCCAAGGTTTGGCCTGATAAACGAGCGCAAGAATCGTTTGCATGAGGTGGTACGCCTATCGGGCATCAACATTGCTGTGGGCGACGACGAAAAGCCTTTGGTTATCAAAGTAGCCTCTATTCCGAATGCGAAACTACAGGTTTATTTTATTGATAACGAAGACTACTTCCACAGAAAGTCAGTTTTTGTGGACAAAAACAACAAATTTCACCGCGACAACGACGAACGTGCCATCTTCTTCTGCAAAGGAGTGCTGGAGACGGTAAAGAAATTGGGTTGGGCTCCGGACATCGTGCATTGCAACGACTGGATGACAGGCCTGATCCCGATGTACCTGAAAACCACCTACAAAAAAGACCCGATCTTCAAAGACGCCAAGTCGATGTTCACGGTGTACAACAACAACTACACGCACAAGTTTGATGCTGACCTGCTGGAGAAGGTGAAGATGCTGGACATTGATGACAGCATGTTGAAAGAGCTCGAGTCTGGTGATTGCGATGGCTTTATCAAGTGCGGCATGGAGTATGCTGATGCGGTAATCAAGACGAACGAAGACTTCAGCGAAAACATCAATGCCCTGTTCAACGACTATATGAAGAAGAAAACCATCAGCACCGTTTCCGCTGATGAAACGCTTCTGGACAATTACTATAACCTCTATAACGAGTTGGGCAAGTAA
- the panC gene encoding pantoate--beta-alanine ligase translates to MEVIQQVNIIRERTNALRSSGKSIGFVPTMGALHEGHLQLLRASVQQNDVTVCSIFVNPTQFNNPDDYKLYPRTMEQDVALLQSTGCDILFAPVAADVYPQQPLLQFSFGPLEAVMEGAHRPGHFNGVATIVSKLFHMVQPHRAYFGQKDLQQVAIVKQLVQALSFDVELVRFPTVREADGLAMSSRNKRLNPEQRQTSAVLYEALQQAKEKLGRQSLASIKAEAAAYLQSKGRVEVEYFEIADADTLQPLEQVAPGQEVALCIAAFVGPVRLIDNMLVNLNEV, encoded by the coding sequence ATGGAGGTAATACAGCAGGTTAACATCATCCGGGAGCGCACCAACGCACTTCGAAGCAGTGGCAAAAGCATCGGTTTTGTGCCTACCATGGGCGCTCTTCACGAGGGACACCTGCAACTGCTACGGGCCTCCGTACAGCAAAACGACGTAACCGTTTGCAGTATCTTTGTTAACCCGACACAGTTCAACAACCCGGACGACTACAAACTATACCCCCGCACCATGGAGCAGGATGTGGCGCTGCTGCAGTCAACGGGCTGCGACATCCTTTTTGCCCCGGTCGCTGCGGATGTATACCCTCAACAGCCGCTTTTGCAGTTTAGTTTCGGACCGCTGGAAGCCGTGATGGAGGGCGCCCACCGGCCGGGGCATTTTAACGGGGTGGCCACCATCGTGAGCAAGCTTTTCCATATGGTGCAGCCGCACCGCGCATACTTCGGGCAGAAGGACCTGCAGCAGGTGGCCATTGTAAAGCAACTGGTGCAGGCGCTAAGCTTTGATGTGGAGTTGGTGCGGTTTCCAACAGTGCGCGAGGCCGACGGGCTGGCCATGTCGTCGCGCAACAAACGTCTGAACCCGGAGCAGCGGCAAACTTCGGCGGTGCTGTACGAGGCGCTGCAACAGGCAAAGGAAAAGCTTGGGAGGCAATCGCTGGCAAGTATAAAAGCCGAGGCAGCGGCTTATCTTCAAAGCAAAGGCAGAGTAGAGGTGGAGTACTTTGAGATTGCGGACGCCGACACGCTGCAGCCCCTGGAGCAGGTGGCGCCGGGGCAGGAGGTGGCGCTGTGCATTGCGGCTTTCGTTGGCCCCGTTCGCCTGATCGATAATATGCTGGTGAATTTAAACGAAGTATAA
- a CDS encoding 3-hydroxyacyl-CoA dehydrogenase family protein translates to MHILVLSGPEMAAEFKQKFPEEKEEISYTFLQEAQGPLLQQAEMVFDFFLHEQPERLSDYTSEQVVFCNAATLQLAALVQGRELACTLAGFNGLPTLFNRPALEVSLLQHQDEAKLQEVCKALGTEYLLVDDRVGMVTPRMICMIINEACYTLQEQTASIGDIDQGMKLGTNYPKGPFEWANQLGIANVYQVLEAVYEDTKEERYKICPLLKTKHLKRESFSV, encoded by the coding sequence ATGCACATACTTGTTTTGTCAGGCCCGGAAATGGCCGCCGAGTTCAAGCAGAAGTTTCCGGAAGAGAAAGAAGAAATCAGCTATACTTTCCTGCAGGAGGCACAGGGGCCGTTACTGCAGCAGGCGGAAATGGTGTTTGATTTTTTCCTGCACGAGCAGCCCGAGCGCCTAAGCGACTATACTTCAGAACAGGTGGTGTTTTGCAACGCGGCCACTCTGCAATTGGCCGCCCTGGTGCAGGGAAGGGAGCTTGCGTGCACGCTAGCCGGCTTTAACGGATTGCCAACGCTCTTTAATCGTCCGGCGCTGGAGGTGAGTTTGTTGCAACATCAGGATGAGGCAAAGCTGCAGGAAGTATGCAAGGCTTTGGGAACCGAGTACCTGCTGGTGGATGACCGGGTGGGGATGGTGACGCCGCGCATGATCTGCATGATCATTAACGAGGCCTGCTATACTTTGCAGGAGCAAACAGCAAGTATAGGTGATATCGACCAGGGTATGAAGCTGGGTACTAATTACCCCAAGGGCCCTTTTGAATGGGCCAACCAGTTGGGCATTGCCAATGTGTACCAGGTGCTGGAGGCTGTTTACGAGGATACAAAAGAGGAGCGGTACAAGATCTGTCCCTTACTTAAAACGAAACATTTAAAGAGAGAGAGCTTCTCGGTTTAA
- a CDS encoding zinc metallopeptidase, producing MGIYIIVIAFMLLSMGVSARLKSKFKKYSQTPLSSGLTGREVAEMMLHDNGITDVKVMSVAGRLTDHYNPADKTVNLSEYVYEARSAAAAAVAAHECGHAVQHAKAYSFLKFRSAMVPALSIASRYMQWIILIGIFMLQTTPVPLTIGVALFGLTTLFSFITLPVEFDASKRALAWIDERGIVTSQEHGMAKDALKWAALTYVVAALGSLATLLYYVSLLMGRRD from the coding sequence ATGGGTATATACATTATCGTTATCGCGTTTATGCTTTTGAGTATGGGTGTAAGTGCCCGTTTGAAAAGCAAGTTCAAGAAGTACTCCCAGACGCCGCTAAGCTCTGGCCTGACGGGCCGTGAGGTGGCGGAGATGATGCTGCATGACAACGGCATTACGGATGTGAAGGTGATGTCGGTGGCGGGCCGCCTGACAGACCACTACAACCCGGCTGACAAAACCGTGAACCTAAGTGAGTATGTGTACGAGGCGCGCAGCGCCGCCGCCGCCGCCGTGGCTGCCCACGAGTGCGGCCACGCCGTGCAGCACGCCAAGGCGTACAGCTTCCTGAAGTTTCGCTCGGCCATGGTGCCTGCGCTAAGCATCGCCTCGCGTTACATGCAGTGGATTATCCTGATCGGTATCTTCATGCTGCAGACAACGCCTGTTCCGTTAACAATAGGTGTAGCGCTGTTCGGCCTGACCACGCTCTTCAGCTTCATTACGCTGCCGGTGGAGTTTGACGCCAGCAAGCGTGCCCTGGCTTGGATTGACGAGCGGGGCATTGTAACGTCGCAGGAGCATGGCATGGCAAAGGACGCCTTGAAATGGGCTGCCTTAACCTATGTGGTGGCGGCTTTGGGCTCACTGGCTACGCTGTTGTACTACGTGTCGTTGCTGATGGGCCGCCGCGACTAG
- a CDS encoding acyl-CoA dehydrogenase, which translates to MNFQLTEEHLAVQAAARDFAQTELLPGVIERDEHQKFPAEQIKKMGELGFMGMMVDPKYGGGGMDTVSYVLAMEEISKVDASASVVMSVNNSLVCWGLEHFGTEEQKQKYLTKLATGEIIGAFCLSEPEAGSDATSQRTLAEDKGDYYLLNGTKNWITNGSTASVYLVIAQTDVEKGHRGINALIVERGMEGFEIGLKENKLGIRGSDTHSLMFTDVKVPKENRIGEDGFGFKFAMQTLAGGRIGIASQALGIASGAMELALKYSKERKAFGVEIAKHQAIQFKLADMATNIEAARMLCLQAAYHKDQHMDYTRSGAMAKLYASKVAMETTVEAVQIHGGYGFVKEYHVERLMRDAKITQIYEGTSEIQKIVISRDLLK; encoded by the coding sequence ATGAATTTTCAACTAACTGAGGAACATCTGGCCGTACAGGCTGCCGCCCGTGATTTTGCACAAACAGAGCTTTTGCCCGGCGTAATAGAGCGCGATGAGCACCAGAAGTTCCCTGCCGAGCAAATCAAGAAAATGGGTGAGCTGGGCTTTATGGGTATGATGGTAGACCCGAAGTATGGCGGCGGCGGCATGGACACCGTTTCCTATGTACTGGCGATGGAGGAAATCTCTAAGGTGGATGCCTCTGCCTCTGTGGTGATGTCGGTAAACAACTCGCTGGTGTGCTGGGGCCTGGAGCATTTCGGCACGGAAGAGCAAAAGCAGAAGTACCTGACAAAGCTGGCGACCGGTGAAATAATCGGTGCGTTCTGCCTGTCAGAGCCCGAAGCCGGATCTGACGCGACCTCACAGCGCACCCTGGCCGAAGACAAAGGCGATTACTACCTGCTGAACGGCACCAAAAACTGGATCACGAATGGCAGCACGGCATCGGTATACCTGGTAATTGCCCAGACCGACGTGGAGAAAGGCCACCGCGGCATCAATGCCCTGATTGTGGAGCGTGGCATGGAGGGTTTTGAAATAGGATTGAAGGAGAACAAACTCGGCATCCGCGGCTCTGACACGCACTCGCTTATGTTCACGGACGTGAAGGTGCCGAAGGAGAACAGAATCGGCGAGGACGGCTTTGGCTTTAAGTTTGCCATGCAGACGCTTGCCGGTGGGCGTATCGGTATTGCCTCTCAGGCATTGGGAATTGCCTCCGGTGCCATGGAGCTTGCCCTGAAGTACTCAAAAGAGCGCAAGGCATTTGGTGTGGAGATTGCAAAGCACCAGGCAATACAGTTTAAACTGGCCGACATGGCTACCAACATCGAGGCCGCCCGTATGCTTTGCCTGCAGGCAGCTTACCACAAAGACCAGCACATGGATTACACCAGATCCGGGGCAATGGCTAAGCTATATGCCTCTAAGGTGGCCATGGAAACGACTGTGGAAGCAGTGCAAATTCACGGCGGTTACGGATTCGTAAAAGAGTACCATGTAGAGCGTTTGATGCGCGATGCCAAGATCACACAGATCTATGAGGGAACATCAGAGATACAAAAAATAGTAATTTCGAGAGATTTGCTTAAGTAA
- the panD gene encoding aspartate 1-decarboxylase — protein sequence MYIEVLKSKIHRVKVTQAELHYVGSITVDEDLMDAANIVENEKVQIVNINNGERFETYVIRGERGTGTVCLNGPAARKVQVGDIIILISYCSIKFEDAKSHTPMLVFPDQHNRLV from the coding sequence ATGTATATTGAGGTTTTAAAGTCCAAGATTCACCGTGTTAAGGTAACACAGGCAGAGTTGCACTATGTGGGAAGCATCACAGTAGATGAGGACCTGATGGATGCCGCCAACATTGTGGAGAATGAGAAAGTGCAGATCGTTAACATCAACAACGGCGAGCGCTTCGAAACATACGTGATCCGGGGAGAGCGTGGCACTGGTACTGTTTGCCTGAACGGCCCTGCCGCCCGCAAGGTGCAGGTAGGTGATATCATCATCCTGATCTCCTACTGCAGCATTAAGTTTGAAGACGCCAAAAGCCACACGCCAATGCTTGTGTTCCCCGACCAGCACAACCGCCTGGTGTAG
- a CDS encoding geranylgeranylglyceryl/heptaprenylglyceryl phosphate synthase: MPFKHVYANTKPNSAGRKYFAVLLDPDNLTEASCLNLIALSETHPVDFFFVGGSLVTSQNQAAIIHLLKAHSTIPVILFPSNSQHIDAQADGILLLSLISGRNSDFLIGQHVVSAPMLKASRLEVYPTGYMLVDTGRQTTASYMSGTMPIPYDKPAIAACTAMAGELLGLQYIYMDGGSGAKKPIAPEMIAAVREAVDLPLVVGGGINNTEKAAIALEAGADVIVIGNHIEKNPGFLAEVSSLVSSYNVTLDIRR, from the coding sequence ATGCCTTTTAAACACGTTTACGCAAACACAAAGCCCAATAGTGCAGGCAGGAAGTATTTTGCCGTTCTGCTCGACCCCGACAACCTGACGGAGGCTTCCTGCCTGAACCTTATTGCCCTTAGCGAAACCCACCCGGTGGACTTTTTCTTCGTTGGCGGAAGCCTTGTCACCTCCCAGAACCAGGCGGCAATTATCCACCTGCTCAAGGCGCACAGTACCATTCCCGTTATCCTTTTCCCGAGCAACAGCCAGCACATCGACGCGCAGGCGGACGGTATTCTGCTGCTCTCCCTCATTTCCGGCCGCAATTCGGATTTTCTCATCGGCCAGCACGTAGTGTCGGCCCCCATGCTAAAGGCCAGCCGACTCGAGGTGTACCCTACCGGCTATATGCTGGTTGATACCGGCAGGCAAACGACCGCCTCCTACATGAGCGGCACTATGCCCATACCTTACGACAAACCGGCCATTGCCGCCTGCACCGCCATGGCTGGTGAGTTGCTGGGCCTGCAGTACATTTATATGGATGGTGGCAGCGGTGCTAAAAAACCCATTGCACCCGAAATGATTGCAGCCGTGCGCGAAGCTGTGGACCTGCCTCTGGTAGTGGGCGGAGGCATCAACAACACCGAAAAAGCAGCCATCGCACTGGAGGCTGGCGCTGACGTGATCGTGATTGGCAACCACATAGAAAAAAACCCCGGCTTTCTGGCCGAGGTCTCTTCCCTTGTCTCTTCGTATAACGTAACCTTAGATATTCGTCGCTGA